The Metarhizium brunneum chromosome 3, complete sequence DNA window GGGCGGGTTGATGTGATTCGTCGAGCCCAGGACCCTTTACCATCCATTTTCTGCGGCAATACTACCCTACTTTTTGATGTTGCGACAACAGATACAGAGTGCGACGCGCAGCCCGCATTGTTCTGAAATATTCAGTCTTGAAAAGTATACATGCAAAAATAAGAGTTTAGAAATTAACGTTTTTGAATATCTGTTTACCACGGGGTAGTGGCTCGGGGGGAAAAGGTgcaaaaaaaacaacaactcTCTGAAAGCATCGTGGAACGATTTTGCTCCCGGCAGGGCTTGAACCTGCGGCCTCCGCATCACTAACGTTTATTAGTACGAAGCTCTAACCAACTGAGCTACGGAAGCTTTCCGAGATGAATTGTTGGCAATCCGAGAAGCACAATCCATTCAAGAAGGTTTTGCACAATGACTTGCATGAAAATGAATTGATACCTGTGCTGTTGTGTGTATGTGTATGTATATTGCCGACTGAAAACGTGGAATCTGTTGTTGATGTATTGGCCGAGAAAATGTTTCAGAGACTGGTGCAACTCCCGAGGTAGTTTGTTCATATGGCATTTCTTTTGAATTGCAACGGGCTGAGAATTGGCATATTATACATCCTAATATACATGTTCTTGTAATTCTTGTAATCCATCCAGTTTGTCCCAGGCAGAGCGTGTCCAAGTCTCTGCACAAAATACCATCTGTACCTCCTTCTAAAAGTGACAAAAAAACTTGCATAAACGCCCTAAACGCCATCCCCATGCAATGTAAATGCCCACGCTTCCGCTCCCCTCTCATTtattctgctgctgctggagaaGCTGTGCCTGCTCTGCCCGGTACTTCTCGTTCTCAACGTCCCTCCAGTCCTGAGGGATGGGCTCATTGCCACTCGTCTCCTTGACGCCGCCCGCAAACGCCGGCTTGCCAGCGTACAACTGGTACCCCTTGCCGGTCTCCGCGCCCTCCATGGTCTTGTACGTGACGGGCATGTTTCCGCGGAATCGCTTGCGCATGTCGACCATGCCGCGCTTGCAGTCGCCGTAGCCCTTTTTGAGCTGTTGGCATTTCGTGGGGAGTGTGCTGGCGAGCGGCTCGCGGAGACAGTCGGATGCCTTGTTGCGTTGGATCATGACGCATTCTGATTCTTGGAGGCACTGCGCGAGCGCGTCGCCTGGAGGTTGTCGGTTAGTTTGCCCATTGGGACATGCGATGCAGACGCAGGGGTGTGTGGCTTACGCAGCTCTTGACATGAACTCGGCATTTTGAATTTATTGTATGGGAGAATTACTGGATGGCAGTTGGGACGGAAGCTCTGGAGAGGATGGTTCGAATTTGGGGATGCAAAGAAGCTGATTGGACTAGAGGGTGGCAGGGTCCTGACAAAATGATTACTGCAACAAGACTTTGGCGGTCTACCATTTATGCAGTCTGCATCTGGTACTCTACCTCCATGATTTTGGCCACCTTGTTGCTCACTCACCACTTGCATTCCTCCAATATCGTTCGGCATAAGCAATGTGTTGCCATAGTTGCTTTGATTGATATTATAATCTGATAGCATAATGGCAGGGACCTTGTTGTTTATTTTTGTACTTGCCGCCCTAACCTTGGATGTTGCAGTTCAATATTCTTGATGATCGAGCCATTATGCTAATTTGAAGTCATGCACACACCCCTGTGCGCTCATCCAACACAACTACCAGACATATTGACAATTGACTGAAAAATTCAAGGAACCGCAGTGTAACCAACTACACCTACGGCAAGCACCCAATCAAGGCCCAATGAACTCGTCCTGGCCCGTCAAAGCACAGCATTCAGGGCCATCAAGGGGCATATAGGGTAGCCATTTGGTGGGGTTCTTTTGTTCCAGCTGGCCACTTGCAGATCGTTTCCGTCGCATGTGACATCACCATTGACTTTGCGCATCCAGGGCAATTTGCGGTCCACTTCCCCAGAATCTCTTTTGCTAACCTTGCCATGTCGGATCTCCTGAACCCTTCACGCGACATGGTAGCTGTGCCATTCCTTTGTGCTGCTTTCATACTCGGTAATTCTGTCTCTCAATAATGCCTGTCCCATTTCTGGGGAGGTTGCATCCGTGAGTGACCCCCAACGGCCTTGCTCATCTCGACGGGATCCGACATCAAATGCGCTAACCCGTGTCTGCTTTAGCTACGAATATATTGCCCTCGTTGGATCGTTCGTTTTTGTaggcctcgaggccgtcatTCGAGTGCTAACACTGGCCCTTCGTACATAAAGCCCGCCCTCCTGTAGTTGTGTTGCGACGCTTGCTGATGTGTCATAGCCTCCTTCGCGGTTTCGTTTTTCTACCTCGTTTCGCGACGTCTATTTAATAGATTTACGACCGAAGAACATAAAAAAGcagagagaaagaagaagagtaGGTCTATACAAAAGACTCGTCTCGGTGACTCATGCTAAATCTTTCAGCGATATCCACGTCTGTCCGCGATGCCCCCGATTTTGTCGAACTTTGCCGTATCTGGGGATACGAGGCCGAAGAACATATAGTGCAAACGAAAGACGGCTACTTGCTGGGAATCCACAGATTACAGTGGCGTCGGGGAGAGGAGGGACTAAAGGTCAATTGCGGAGTTGGGAGCACAAGGAAGCGAGTAATCTATCTACACCACGGGCTTCTCATGAACTCGGAAGTTTGGGTGTGCCTGACAGACGAGCGGAGGTGTCTACCTTTCGAGCTGGTCGAGCGTGGATTTGATGTTTGGGTAAGTCTTCTACATCTCAATGTTACCAGTGTCTACCGTCTAACAGAATTAGCTTGGAAACAACCGTGGAAACAAGTATTCGAAGAAGTCAATCCATGCCTCACCGACGACGGTAAAATTCTGGGACTTTTCCATGGATGAGTTTGCATTTCACGACATCCCTGATACCATATCTTACATCCTGGAAACCACGGAACAGAAGAGCCTCTCGTATATTGGTTTTTCGCAAGGCACTGCCCAGGCATTCGCCACTCTGGCCATTCACCCCTTGCTGAATCACAAAGTCAACGTGTTTATTGCTCTGGCGCCTGCCATGGCACCCGCCGGCCTGTCCAATGGTATAGTAGATGCTTTAGTCAAGGCCTCGCCCTCGGTTCTCTACCTGATGTTTGGTAGACGGTCCATCTTGAGTTCTGCCACAATGTGGGAGACGTTGTTGTACCCACCCATATTCTGCCATCTCATTGACAGAGGGCTGGGGTTCCTGTTCAACTGGAAGACGAAGAACATCTCGGCCAGCCAGAAACTAGCGGCATACCCGCATCTCTACTCCTTCACCAGCACGAAGAGTGTGGTGCATTGGTTTCAGGTAATCCGCAACAAATGTTTCCAGAtgtacgacgacgacgtccaCCAGCCGATGAATGTTGCCACGTCGAGAAAGTATTCCAAGGTAGCCAAGTATCCGACTCGAAATATTCGCACGCCCGTTGTGCTGGTCTATGGAGGCAGTGATTCCCTCGTGGACATCAAAACCATGCTGCGAGAACTCCCTCCGCAGACCGTAGCCACCGAGATCCCACACTACGAACATCTAGACTTCTTGTGGGCCAGAGATGTCGATTCTCAGGTATTCCAGCACGTATTTGACGCTTTAGACAGCTTTACAGACGCGGAACACAGGGCAGAGGAATACGATCGGTACTACACGGTGAGAAATGAAAGCTTGATGGGGTCGGCGTTTTCTTTCTTGCATCGGGGAAGTGAAAGCGAAGCATCGACAACGGCTGCCGGAAGCGAGGGGTCGAATGGACAGTCGCCTCAGCATGTCGCCCGAGAAGCCTCAGAACTGACAGAGAATACGTCAAGAAACCGTATTATTGGCCGCGCTGATGGTGTTTGCGACATGACTGACAAGCTAAAGGGGGTAGGTGTCAGGAGAGGGGGGACCAAGAGCGCCGCCAATCCTTGGCAAGACATCGGACTGCTAGACAAGACAAAATGAGCCGTATCCGATCAAGTACACGTGGGATCAAGAGAAGGACAGCGGAAGAAAGTAGATACACTCTGACGGTGTCTACATGCCCGTCAGCGACCATACATGTAAATAGCAAGAAtgccaagtacatacatagcaTTGTTTGAAACTGGATTTGAAAACGGCGTATGCCTACAACCGGTGATGTAGCTTACGTCGTGCATGACGACGTGATTACTGTGGCTGTGCTCCACACCATTGATTACGAGGGTGGGAgatgagaaaaagaaacacgGCTAGACAGTCTTTCCAATAAAAAGATCCACTCTAATGGCAGCAATGCTTTTGATACTACATATTGGGCAACATCAGACCATTCTCGGTGAAGGCGTCTCGGTTGGGACCATGACTGAACGGGGAGGTGGGTCACCGGCCGGAGCTGGCAACTATCCCGGCCGGTGGTCGCCGTGATTTTTAAATGCGTGAGCTTAACCCGAACACCAAGGGAGACGGAGCGGTGTCGTAGGTGAAGGAATCGGCAGGCGTATACATGTCAAGCGAGCGTCGCAGAATGCCTCAGGTTTGTCACAAGTTGCCCCTTTATACCGAGCACAGCATACAGGCTTGCAGCTGGTCGACCATCTatcaaccctaaccctaaccctaaccaTTCTATAATAGTCATTTGTGTCTAGTCGTGGTACCAGTGGTAATTACTAAATTTGAGGAGCAGTGCTTCAAGTCTCCGGCCTACAGATGTAGGCCCTAGACAACGGCAATTCATCGATTTGGAAGCTTGGGACTCAGCCTCGACCGTAAGCGTCTACACTAACAACTCGCCGCATCAATCGATTAATGGGGATGTTATTGGACATGATGTATAACCATATCGGCACATGGGGTCCGGCCTGTGTTTTgtataaaaaagctttataaacgCCATTTCCAGATTGTAGATGTATGTAACCACTGGTAGAGTATCCAAGTATTGCTATGTAGGCAAAACCATCCAAGCCCTCACTGCCTGTCAATTTGCGTTAGGGCACACAGTCACGTGTGAGGCACCATATCATTGTTGCTACACCGGCACCTTCTAGCTAGCTCTTTCCCTCTTTGATCATGATCAAGTTTTTCTCTTTTACTAACTCTCTTGCAATGCACACTTGCCAAGATGCATCACGAGCTCTTGTGCCTTTATCCCAGACGTCCTACGTGGTCCCTCACGATTTGTCTACTCTGTAACATGGGATTTTGTTAGACTCTAATCCTGTCCGAACCGCAACCCCGTCCCACGATAGTCGACCCACGTGTATTTGAAACCAGGATTACGCTCCTCTTCAGCCGCAAGCACCGAGTGGGAACTCGGCGCCGCAGGTGTGTTCCTGGATTGGATGGGTATGACTCCCGGCTTGCGGCTTGGACCAGGCCCCCAACCTTGTTTAATGGGGgtggcctcgtcaacaacTCGCGACGCTCCCCGTGGCAGTCTTGCCGGGGCATTTGCGAGCCGTGGGATCGGGAGAGCCCATCGGCTGCCTGTCCGTCCAACGTGTTCGCCTTCAAGGCTGCTGCCTGACATGTTGTTGCCTGGGCCCGCTGGGCTCGCCAAAACCAGATGTTaccagaacattgaacatgtTCAACCCGGCACGCGGCGATCCACTCCCTACATCCCATCCTGCATCCGAGACACCCGGTGCGGTGAACACGAACGTCACAACCCGGCCTTGACTAAAACCCACAATTAGGATAGGGTTAGAGAAGTTTCAGTGGCCGGACTCGGCTGTCGTTGGCGATTGTTCCGTCCCCGAGCGCTTGTATCTCAACGCTGACGGGCATAGCCTCGCTTGTTGTCACAGTGGAGCCGCGTCGACACGTTTTTGGGACGCAACAACCTTGTAATGAACAAAAAAAGGTGTCTTATCGGATGTCGTCAGCCCTGGTGTATTTCATCTTTACGCTTGGCCCTATTTATAAGGGGGTGGTGTTGTTCTCGCCCGACGTTCTTTGGAGCCCGTACCCGGTTCTGGTCGTAGATCGATCTATGTATTGGCACTCGGTACTGCTCAGCATTCTTTTTGTATTCTTCCCATTTTCCAAACTCGACCAGGGGAATTGAATTCTAGTGACCGCTTTGGAAACAAACACGTCTGGTGGTTCTCGGGCCCCTCGAGCAAAAGCAGCACCAACATGTCCAGCCGCAGCGCCCTCGAAAACGCCCAAATCTTCTGCCGGGACAATCCCAAGAGCCCGCTGTGCAATGACGTGCCCGGCTTCTACGAGTACCGGATCGATCTCGCGCCGAATGCCGCGTTCCTGGGCATATTCGGGGCGTCGCTGGTGGCCTACACGCTCATCCTGATAGTCACCCGGCGCGGCGTGGCCTTCAACGTGGCGCTGATTCTCGGCCTCATCTGCGAGGTGCTGGGGTATCTGGGCCGGATCCTCAGCTGGCACAATCCGTGGGACGAGAACGGCTTCATGATTCAGATATGCTGCCTGACGATTGGGCCGGCCTTCATGGCGGCCGGCTGCTACCTGTGCCTGAGGAGGATCGTGAGCGCCTTTGGGCCGGAGAACTCGAGGCTGCCGCCCGAGTACTACACGCGCATTGTGAGTGCATGTCACGATGGGCCTCAATGTCCTTTCGCTCTGCTAACACGGGTCAACCCGCCCAGTTCATCCCCTGCGACGTCGTCTCGCTCGTGCTGCAGGCCGTGGGCGGCGCCTTGGCCGCGACGGCCGCGCACAACCACGAGTCTGCCAGTCTCGGGTCCAACATCATGATTGCCGGGCTGGCCTTCCAGGTGGCGACGATGCTGGGCTTCATCACGGCCGCGTCCGACTTTGCCCTCCGCACATACCGTCGCTACCGGGCGCAGGGCGCGTCGGCGCTGTCCCAGGACGCCGCGCTGGTGCGGATGCGGCGCACGCTACGGTTCAAGCTCTTTCTCGGCGCGCTGTCGCTTGCCTCGGTGCTGATCCTGTGGCGGAGCGCCTTTCGCGTCGCCGAGCTGAGCGAGGGCTGGACGGggcccatcatggccgaccAGGGCATGTTTGTCGGCTTCGAGGgcgtcctcatcgtcgtggCCGTGCTGGCCTTGAACGTGTTCCACCCTGGCATCTGTGCCAAGGAGCTgtttgccggcggcggcggtctgAAGGGATGCTGGTGCATGCGTAGGAAGAAGGGCGCTGCGGCAAAGGACGCGAGGAGTCTGAGTGATGGGGAGTCCAAGCCTGCGTATGCCTCTGCGTAGATGGGAGCGTCCGATGTTGTCGGCTACGATGGATGCCTTGTGGAGGCGGGGTTTactttgtttgtttgtttctttCGAATGGCAAGCATGGCGTTTTGATAGACTAGATACAAGTCGCACATAGAGACTCGCACGTATAGACACGTAACCAACAATAATGTCGAGACGGAACTTTCTGCGTCAAAGTTCACGCTAGTACCGAGTATTCAACGCCCATATCTGCATAGATCCCGAGGGTTACGTGGTGGCTTTGAGCCTTGGGGTCCTCAGGAGCCTACCAGGAGAGCTGAAAGCCATAGTAGCCAGTTTTGCACTTTATTTACAGAACACGAGCCGCATGTAAGCCCTCGTGTTTATCGGCAAGTAGCCCGCCATGCAACGCCTCTTCAACCTGTGGTGGCGCACAATGGGCTTGCAGAACTCGGATAGCCGACTTGTCTTGCAATATCTAGACTGTCTCGCAGCGTCACAGGCGCAGTACTCACATTTTAGCCTGCATGTTAAGCCAACTCTGGTGATGACTGGTAGAAATATTCCTCCCCCTAGACGTGGCCGGTATGCTGGCCGTCTGATACCGGGGGCTTGACTTACACGACTAACTGTTGCACCGTCGACAGAAATATCTACAGGATCCAGAAGAGCAAGCCATCATCCCCTCGCACAGGCGCCAAGTGCCAGATGTCTCGGTCTTGCAACAGACCGATTGTGGCGGAACTTTGCTCCCGCGGCTCTGTCAAGATATCAAATGTCTCATCACGAGAAACCCAACTAAATCCAGTTGCAACAACACGCAATTGGCCGTCGTCAATATCACGCCACATACAACACGCACCAGTATTACGAGAAGCTGACGGGCTCATTGATTTCGCCATCATCCGCGAACATGTAGACGCACGAGGTCGTCTAGTCCCGACTCCTGTATGCAGACGCCAAGTATAAGTAAAACGCTCGGCGCCCGATGAAGCCGCGCATCTACAGGAACCAAACCGCGTCGTCCCTCAAGAATCCTTCTCTTGAAACTTGTTGCCTTCTACATAAGGCTCTTTGTTAAACAAATCCACACTCGCTTATACCCCAACCACGTTCATGTTGCTCAAAATGcgcgccgccagcaccgcgCACGCCctcctggctgctgctgccgccatcaccgccgcccAGGCCGACACGGAGAGCATCCTGACGGGAGCCGTCCTCTCGACAGAGGCCATCCTGACCGGGGCCACGCTCTCCACCGAAACCGTCTTGACGGGCGTCACGCGCCAGACCTCCGAGGGCGTCCTGACGGGCGTCACGCGGGAAACCTCTGTCCCGACTTCCACCGGGAGCATCCTCACCGGCGTCACCCTCGAGACGTCCATGTCTGTTCCCGCCaacaccagcgccgccgggcCTACCGGCTCGCAGACGGGCGTGCCTGTCGCCGGCGCGGCCCTGGGCTCGCAAAACTCCCGGCTGGTTCTGGGCGCTGCTGTTCTCGTGGCTGCGCTGGCGGTCTCTTGATTTGATTCGGGGGCATGGCCCTTCACGCCGACTTCATCGCCCGACTGGCGCTTTTTTGTATCGGATATCGCTGGACATTTTGGAATATACGAGTCGTATTTTTGCAATCTGCTGGTTTATGAGTTGAGACGTGAATATATAGGTCATTGCTTTACCTGTATGTAAACGGACCAAGAACGTCATGGCTAATGTTGCCGCAGACGGGCCAGCCGTGCCTCTATGGAGTGCATTCGATTCATCATGAAGCAAGGCCTATGTAGTCCCACGGAAAGTGACATGGTGAAACACTTGgaaattaaagtatattcTTGTTTACTGCCGACTCTCCCCGAAAGCCGCACAAATCTACGTATGCGGGAATCGGGGCCCAAATATAGCAAATACCAGCCGCCCAACAGGCGCGCAGTCAAACCATCTCCCCCAAGTGCTTCGCCCAAACAGATTTCGCCAACATGAGACCCGTTTAAGCTTACTGGGAAAATACGCTGGTTCGACCATCTCTTTGTGTGAATGCAGACAATAGCAAAGGTATGAGAGGGTATCGCGAAACTATTACGTCCCAGCACAACGCCAAGTAGTATGCATCATGCAAGGTTTTCGTCAAATAAAGCATCATGGTGGCTTCATCATCATAGGCCACAGTAAATGTTAATGCGCTCGTTTGCGCCGGCCAAA harbors:
- the PET191 gene encoding Mitochondrial protein PET191 gives rise to the protein MPSSCQELRDALAQCLQESECVMIQRNKASDCLREPLASTLPTKCQQLKKGYGDCKRGMVDMRKRFRGNMPVTYKTMEGAETGKGYQLYAGKPAFAGGVKETSGNEPIPQDWRDVENEKYRAEQAQLLQQQQNK
- the himE_4 gene encoding Efflux pump himE, whose protein sequence is MSSRSALENAQIFCRDNPKSPLCNDVPGFYEYRIDLAPNAAFLGIFGASLVAYTLILIVTRRGVAFNVALILGLICEVLGYLGRILSWHNPWDENGFMIQICCLTIGPAFMAAGCYLCLRRIVSAFGPENSRLPPEYYTRIFIPCDVVSLVLQAVGGALAATAAHNHESASLGSNIMIAGLAFQVATMLGFITAASDFALRTYRRYRAQGASALSQDAALVRMRRTLRFKLFLGALSLASVLILWRSAFRVAELSEGWTGPIMADQGMFVGFEGVLIVVAVLALNVFHPGICAKELFAGGGGLKGCWCMRRKKGAAAKDARSLSDGESKPAYASA